A genomic segment from Gracilimonas sediminicola encodes:
- a CDS encoding HU family DNA-binding protein has product MTKSEVLKQLAEELELTQTETEDLYDSFVEGLTMLLSNGKGFTLPGLGSFKSEVREEHKSYNPHYEQMMLIPKKRVVHYSQSSTLRDQINEGEDE; this is encoded by the coding sequence ATGACAAAGTCGGAGGTACTCAAACAATTAGCGGAAGAGCTTGAGCTCACGCAGACTGAGACGGAAGATCTGTATGATTCTTTTGTGGAAGGCCTGACCATGCTTCTTTCCAACGGCAAAGGGTTTACCCTTCCCGGTTTAGGCAGTTTTAAGTCGGAAGTGAGGGAAGAGCATAAGTCGTACAACCCTCATTATGAGCAAATGATGCTTATCCCCAAAAAACGAGTGGTGCACTACAGCCAAAGCAGCACACTGCGCGATCAAATAAATGAGGGTGAAGATGAGTAA